The Silvibacterium dinghuense DNA window CCGCCAGCGCGCTTGCGCTCGACGCCATCCGCGATGCCGTGCGTGTCCCCGTGCTCGGAGTGATCGAAACCGGCGCGAATGCAGCTCTCGCCAGCTCGAAAACCTCCGACGTGCTGGTGATGGCCACCGCGGCAACCGTCGAAAGCCATGCCTATCGCGATGCCTGCCATGAGCGCGGACTGCGCGCATGGGAAAAAGCCTGCCCGCTCCTCGTACCGCTGGTTGAAGAAGGATGGATTGACCACCCCGTAACCGAAGAGGTGTTGCGCATCTATCTCAACGAGCTGGCCGCCGAATCTGCCGCGCAACAGCTCACACCGGACACGCTGGTACTCGGCTGCACGCACTATCCGCTGCTGCGCCGCAACATCGAGCGCGCCGTACCGGCAACCATCCGCGTCATTGATTCCGCTGACGTGACCGCAGCGCAGGTAGCCGCGGCCATCCCCGCCGAAGCCCTTGCCGGTCCCAAAGGTGATCGCATCCGCCTCTTCTATGCGACGGATTCGGTAGCGAAGTTCCGCCGCCTCGGCGCGGCCTTCCTGGGACAGCCGATGGATGAGGTCACGCTGATCGACTTAGGCGGCTGAATTCTCTGCATCTGAAAGCACAGCGGACGCTCAGGCATACACTGTCGGCATGGCTCTTCGCTTCACTACCTCCTATCTTGACGACTCGATCTCGCTCTTCCGCTACTACAAGAAACTCGGCGATCAGGCGGTGGAACAGGTCTCCGACGAGCAGCTCTTCCTGGCGCTCGATGATGAGACGAACTCCATCGCCGTCATCGTCAAGCACATGGCCGGCAACATGCTCTCGCGCTGGACGGACTTCCTGACCACGGACGGCGAGAAGCCAGGCCGGAATCGCGATGGCGAGTTTGAAAATCCACCATCCACCCGGACCGAACTGCTCACCTGCTGGGAAGCAGGATGGGCCACGCTCTTTGCAGCGATAGAACCACTGACCGAAGCCGACCTCTCGCGCACCATCACCATCCGCGGCGAAGCGCACAGCGTGATGCAGGCCATCAACCGCCAGCTCGCCCACTACCCGCATCACGTCGGCCAGATCGTACTGCTCGCCCGCCACATGGCCGGAGGCAATTGGCGCTCCCTCAGCGTGCCTCGCAACCGCTCACAGGAATTCAACCGCCAGGTAGCCTCCGGAAAAGCCAGCCAGCGCTAGCTGCTCCGCGTCCGGCGATCCGCTTCGCGTGGCGCTCCCTTTGGTCGCGATTTGGGGTCTGTGGGGTGGATCGGAAAGGGGTGCCCCATCCAAGCTCCGCTTGGGTGGGACGGTACGAACCTTCGTGACGCCTTTCTGCTGCGAACCCATGTCTCAGAAGCGAGACATGGGGCACCCGGGTCGTTCTTCTTAAAAGTCTTTGCGGAACTTGGCGTTCTTGGCGTCCTGGCGCGAAAGGGATGCGCGCAGATGCACGACTCCCTCTGTGCTCTCTGTGTCCTCTGTGGTGAATCGCCTTTGTGC harbors:
- a CDS encoding DUF1572 domain-containing protein gives rise to the protein MALRFTTSYLDDSISLFRYYKKLGDQAVEQVSDEQLFLALDDETNSIAVIVKHMAGNMLSRWTDFLTTDGEKPGRNRDGEFENPPSTRTELLTCWEAGWATLFAAIEPLTEADLSRTITIRGEAHSVMQAINRQLAHYPHHVGQIVLLARHMAGGNWRSLSVPRNRSQEFNRQVASGKASQR
- the murI gene encoding glutamate racemase — encoded protein: MNIGVFDSGFGGLTVLRALLEQIPQADYMYLGDTARLPYGAKSQATVARYAVSSARFLVEQGADYLVIACNTASALALDAIRDAVRVPVLGVIETGANAALASSKTSDVLVMATAATVESHAYRDACHERGLRAWEKACPLLVPLVEEGWIDHPVTEEVLRIYLNELAAESAAQQLTPDTLVLGCTHYPLLRRNIERAVPATIRVIDSADVTAAQVAAAIPAEALAGPKGDRIRLFYATDSVAKFRRLGAAFLGQPMDEVTLIDLGG